The genomic DNA GGCCGTATGCTGTGCTGCTCGACGTTCCTGGGTGATTTTGAGCCTGTATCGATCAAGATGGCGAAGGATCAAAATCTATCCCTCAACCCTACGAAGATCTCAGGGTTGTGCGGACGCCTGATGTGCTGCCTTAAGTACGAGAACGATGAATATGAGGCGGCCAAGGAAGAACTTCCTGATATGGGGGCTGTGATCAAGACACCTCATGGAAAAGGCAAAGTGGTTGGTCTTAATATTCTTGAGCGTATCCTTCAAGTGGAGATCAAGGAGGAAGAACGCGTTCTTGAATTCACATTAGATGAAATTATGAATGAGAGTGCCGTATCATTCCAAGCCACAGAGTAACGGGGTGTAGCATTGTGGATAAGAAAGAATTCTTTGATTCAGTCAGTAATATGGAACAACAAATTGATCATTTACATCGTCAATTGGGTGAGCTCAAGGAGTTCCTGGCTGAGATGGTGGAGGAGAATCATTCTTTGAAGCTTGAGAATGAACATTTACGCCGCAGGCTGGAGCAAACGGAGGCCTCATCCGCAGCGGCTGCCGGGGAAGCGCAAGCGATGGAACGAGCAGGAGAAGGAGAGAAGGCATTGGATATCGGGGAAGGCTACGATAACCTTGCCCGCCTTTATCAGGAAGGCTTCCACATCTGCAATATCCATTTCGGCAGTCCGCGCAAGGATGAAGATTGTCTGTTCTGCCTTTCCTTTTTAAATAAAAAATAGGCAGGAAGAGAACGAAGGACTGATTCCCTAACCGGATTGGTCCTTTTTCTTGATGTAAAACAGGAGGAACGCATGCTTGAATTAAAAGATGATGAACGATTGGATTACTTATTGGCAGAAGATATGAGGATCATCCAGAGCCCCTCGGTGTTTTCATTTTCCCTGGATGCCGTCCTCCTTGCCCACTTCACCTACCTTCCATTGCAAAGGGGGAGGATCGTCGATCTCTGTTCGGGGAACGGAATCATTCCCCTTCTGATGGGAGCGAGGACGAATGTTCCCATCACGGGAGTGGAGATTCAGGAAAGGCTCCATGATATGGCGACGAGGAGCATCCGATACAATAAGCTCGATGATCAGATCGAGATGAAGCTCGGGGACGTGAAAGAGATCGGCGATCTTCTTCATCACTCCCATTATGATGTCGTCACGTGCAATCCCCCGTATTTCGATACACCTGCAGAGGACAAACGGAATGAGAACGAGCACTTTGCGATTGCGAGGCACGAAATCCTCTGCACGCTCGAAGACACGATAGAGGCTGCCGCCTTTGTGTTGAAGCAGCGCGGGAAAGCGGCGTTTGTCCATAGACCGGGACGGTTGGTGGATATCCTTTCTCT from Rossellomorea marisflavi includes the following:
- a CDS encoding tRNA1(Val) (adenine(37)-N6)-methyltransferase, with product MLELKDDERLDYLLAEDMRIIQSPSVFSFSLDAVLLAHFTYLPLQRGRIVDLCSGNGIIPLLMGARTNVPITGVEIQERLHDMATRSIRYNKLDDQIEMKLGDVKEIGDLLHHSHYDVVTCNPPYFDTPAEDKRNENEHFAIARHEILCTLEDTIEAAAFVLKQRGKAAFVHRPGRLVDILSLMRKHRLEPKRLRFVYPKAGREANTILVEGIKDGKPDLKILPPLYVYDEHGEYTEEVREMLFGKGGNKDEPTEKL
- the yabA gene encoding DNA replication initiation control protein YabA, which translates into the protein MDKKEFFDSVSNMEQQIDHLHRQLGELKEFLAEMVEENHSLKLENEHLRRRLEQTEASSAAAAGEAQAMERAGEGEKALDIGEGYDNLARLYQEGFHICNIHFGSPRKDEDCLFCLSFLNKK